In Eublepharis macularius isolate TG4126 chromosome 4, MPM_Emac_v1.0, whole genome shotgun sequence, the following are encoded in one genomic region:
- the STC2 gene encoding stanniocalcin-2 — MCAERLGKLVTLALVFASFEPVVSTEATNPPEGAQDRAPQQKGRLSLQDTAEIQHCLVNAGDVGCSVFECFENNSCEIRGLHEICMTFLHNAGKFDAQGKSFIKDALRCKAHALRHRFSCISRKCPAIKDMVFQLQRECYQKHDLCSAAKENVHVIVEMIHFKDLLQHEPYVDLVNILLTCGEEVREAITQSVQAQCEQNWGSLCSVLSFCTSVPHGDSALEPERKPNEIFRSAASQGDLTVHSESDPRENSRSTRGERGSKLQMNAHTRTKAGSHSPKMAHGIIEQAEELSDFSDIRR; from the exons ATGTGTGCAGAGCGGTTAGGGAAATTAGTTACCCTGGCGTTGGTCTTTGCAAGCTTTGAGCCAGTCGTGAGCACAGAAGCCACCAACCCTCCGGAAGGTGCCCAAGACAGAGCCCCGCAGCAAAAAGGGCGGCTGTCTTTGCAAGACACAG CTGAAATTCAGCACTGCCTGGTCAATGCTGGTGACGTGGGATGCAGTGTGTTTGAATGCTTTGAAAACAACTCCTGTGAAATACGAGGCTTACATGAGATATGTATGACATTCCTTCACAATGCTGGAAAATTTGATGCACAG GGGAAATCTTTCATTAAAGATGCTCTAAGATGCAAGGCTCATGCCTTACGGCACAGATTCAGCTGCATCAGTCGCAAGTGCCCTGCCATCAAGGACATGGTCTTTCAGTTACAGCGAGAATGCTACCAGAAGCACGATCTTTGCTCTGCAGCTAAAGAGAATGTCCACGTCATTGTAGAGATGATTCACTTCAAAGACTTGCTGCAGCACGA ACCATATGTTGACTTAGTGAACATCCTGCTCACTTGTGGAGAGGAGGTCAGAGAAGCCATCACGCAGAGTGTCCAGGCCCAGTGTGAACAGAATTGGGGGAGCCTGTGTTCTGTCTTGAGTTTCTGCACCTCAGTCCCACATGGAGACTCTGCCCTGGAACCTGAGAGAAAACCAAATGAAATCTTCAGATCTGCTGCCAGCCAAGGAGACCTCACAGTCCACTCTGAATCTGACCCCAGAGAGAACTCCCGAAGCACCAGGGGGGAAAGAGGTAGCAAGCTCCAAATGAATGCTCACACTCGCACTAAAGCTGGGAGCCACAGTCCTAAAATGGCCCATGGAATCATCGAACAGGCAGAAGAACTGTCTGACTTCTCTGACATCCGAAGGTGA